Proteins encoded by one window of uncultured Bacteroides sp.:
- a CDS encoding AAA family ATPase, which produces MKFTIDTDNKEFQDALNLIQYTRQSVFLTGKAGTGKSTFLKYICENIRKKHVVLAPTGIAAINAGGSTLHSFFKLPFYPLLPDDPNFSLQGGRIHEFLKYRSAHRKLIKEIELVIIDEISMVRADIIDFVDRVLRIYSNNMREPFGGKQILLVGDVYQLEPVIKNDEREILNRFYPSPFFFSARVFNEIDLVSIELTKVYRQTDKVFVSVLDHIRNNTAGAADLQLLNTRYNTRIEESEEDMYITLATRRDNVDFINEKKLAELPGDPVIFKGEITGDFPESSLPTQKDLVLKVGAQIIFIKNDYERRWVNGTIGVISGIDEEGTIYVLTDDGKECDVNKDSWRNIRYVYNEKEKRIEEEELGAFMQYPIRLAWAITVHKSQGLTFSRVVVDFSGGVFAGGQAYVALSRCTSLEGIQLKKQISRGDIFVRQEIVDFAGRFNNQLAIEKALKQAQADIQYAEAVKQFDKGNFDEFLEQFFLAIHSRYDIEKPIVKRFIRKKLGIINKLKEENVAIKRKMEIQRESLRKYAKEYYVMGNQCITQAHDLRAALANYDKALELDPRMVDAWVRKGLTLFEEQKTTEAMECLNEAVKLSPRSFKPRYNRGKMRLEMNHTDEAISDLEKACDIKPGHEKSHELLGDAYARLGEEEKAAIHWRIAEEIKKEKDNSSN; this is translated from the coding sequence GTGAAATTTACCATCGACACCGATAACAAAGAGTTTCAGGATGCACTGAATTTAATCCAATATACCCGGCAATCAGTCTTTCTAACTGGAAAGGCGGGTACAGGAAAGTCCACGTTCCTGAAGTATATTTGTGAAAATATCCGCAAGAAGCATGTAGTTCTTGCTCCAACAGGTATTGCTGCAATCAATGCGGGCGGCAGTACACTTCACAGTTTCTTCAAACTCCCTTTTTATCCTCTCCTACCCGATGATCCTAATTTCAGCCTTCAGGGCGGACGAATTCACGAATTCCTGAAATATCGCTCTGCTCACCGCAAACTTATCAAGGAAATTGAGCTGGTAATCATTGACGAGATCTCAATGGTACGGGCAGATATTATCGACTTTGTGGATCGTGTGCTGAGAATTTATTCAAATAACATGAGGGAACCGTTTGGCGGTAAGCAAATTCTGCTGGTGGGTGATGTTTATCAGCTGGAACCGGTTATAAAGAATGACGAACGTGAGATTCTAAATCGTTTTTATCCTTCGCCCTTTTTCTTCTCGGCAAGGGTCTTTAATGAAATTGACCTGGTATCTATTGAACTAACAAAGGTTTACCGACAGACTGATAAGGTATTTGTGAGCGTGCTGGACCATATACGGAACAATACTGCCGGAGCTGCCGATCTGCAACTGCTCAATACCCGATACAACACCCGCATTGAGGAATCGGAAGAAGATATGTACATCACTCTTGCTACGCGACGGGATAATGTAGATTTCATCAACGAAAAGAAACTGGCCGAATTGCCCGGTGATCCTGTGATATTTAAAGGAGAGATTACCGGAGATTTCCCTGAAAGCAGTCTGCCTACACAGAAAGATTTAGTGCTTAAAGTAGGCGCGCAGATTATATTCATCAAGAATGATTACGAACGTCGCTGGGTAAACGGCACCATTGGAGTAATATCTGGCATCGACGAAGAGGGAACCATCTACGTACTTACCGACGACGGAAAAGAATGTGATGTGAATAAAGACTCGTGGCGCAACATACGTTACGTATACAACGAAAAAGAAAAAAGGATAGAAGAAGAAGAGCTGGGAGCTTTTATGCAATATCCAATCCGATTGGCATGGGCCATCACCGTACATAAAAGTCAGGGCCTCACCTTCAGCAGAGTAGTAGTAGACTTTAGTGGAGGTGTTTTTGCCGGAGGGCAGGCATATGTGGCCCTAAGCCGGTGCACTTCTCTGGAAGGAATTCAGCTAAAGAAGCAGATTTCCCGCGGAGATATATTCGTGAGACAGGAAATTGTGGACTTTGCCGGACGATTTAATAACCAGTTAGCCATAGAGAAAGCATTGAAGCAGGCTCAGGCCGATATTCAGTATGCGGAAGCTGTCAAGCAATTTGATAAGGGAAACTTTGATGAGTTTCTTGAACAATTCTTTTTAGCAATTCATTCCCGATACGACATAGAAAAGCCTATCGTAAAAAGATTTATACGCAAAAAGTTGGGAATAATAAACAAATTGAAGGAGGAAAACGTTGCTATAAAAAGGAAAATGGAAATTCAGAGAGAAAGTCTGAGAAAATATGCAAAGGAATACTATGTTATGGGAAACCAATGTATCACTCAGGCTCATGATCTTCGTGCTGCCTTGGCAAATTATGATAAAGCATTGGAACTGGATCCAAGAATGGTAGACGCATGGGTAAGAAAAGGATTGACTCTATTTGAAGAACAGAAAACGACCGAAGCAATGGAATGTCTCAATGAAGCCGTAAAACTTAGTCCAAGATCATTCAAGCCCAGATACAATCGTGGAAAGATGCGCCTGGAAATGAATCATACAGACGAAGCTATTTCTGATCTTGAAAAGGCATGTGACATAAAGCCAGGACACGAAAAATCGCACGAACTGCTGGGGGATGCTTATGCAAGACTAGGAGAAGAAGAAAAAGCAGCAATACACTGGCGAATAGCTGAAGAAATAAAAAAGGAAAAAGATAATTCAAGTAACTAA
- a CDS encoding L-threonylcarbamoyladenylate synthase translates to MLIKLYEKNNNPKDIEQIVQVLRDGGVVIYPTDTVYAIGCHALQVRAVENICRIKDIDPKKKSLSIICYDLSNISEYAKVENSIFKLMKRNLPGPFTFILSAGSKLPKIFKNRKEVGIRVPDNHIIREICRQLEAPILTTTIPWNEKEDIEYLTTPELIDEKFGNEVDLVVDGGIGGIEPSTIVDCTSGEAEIVRQGKGILEEA, encoded by the coding sequence ATGCTAATTAAATTATACGAAAAGAACAATAACCCGAAGGATATAGAACAAATTGTTCAGGTCCTCCGTGACGGAGGAGTAGTTATCTACCCCACGGATACTGTGTACGCCATTGGTTGTCACGCTTTACAAGTCCGTGCGGTAGAAAATATTTGCCGTATAAAGGACATTGACCCTAAGAAGAAGAGTCTTTCCATTATTTGTTATGACCTGAGCAATATCAGTGAATATGCAAAAGTAGAGAACTCTATCTTCAAGCTAATGAAGCGAAACCTGCCCGGACCTTTTACTTTTATCCTGAGTGCCGGCAGCAAGCTTCCAAAAATATTCAAGAACAGAAAAGAAGTTGGCATTCGTGTACCCGATAATCATATTATCCGGGAAATATGCAGGCAACTTGAGGCGCCGATATTAACAACAACTATTCCATGGAACGAGAAGGAGGATATTGAGTACCTTACTACGCCCGAATTGATAGACGAAAAATTTGGCAATGAAGTAGATTTAGTTGTTGACGGAGGAATTGGAGGAATTGAACCTTCCACAATTGTGGACTGTACTTCTGGCGAGGCAGAAATAGTACGTCAGGGAAAAGGCATTCTTGAGGAAGCATAA
- the nagB gene encoding glucosamine-6-phosphate deaminase, with protein sequence MRLIIQPDYQKISQWAASYVAAKINKACPTAEKPFVLGLPTGSSPLGMYKALIDLYKKGLVSFKNVVTFNMDEYVGLPKDHPESYYSFMWNNFFHHVDIVPGNVNILNGNAADLEAECVRYEEKIREYGGIDLFLGGIGPDGHIAFNEPGSSLTSRTRVKTLTTDTIIANSRFFDNDVNKVPKTSLTVGVGTVLSAKEVLIIVNGHSKARALYHAVEGAITQMWTISALQLHEKGIIVCDDAAADELKVATYRYFKDIEADNLDPEILLKNK encoded by the coding sequence ATGAGACTAATCATTCAACCTGATTATCAGAAAATATCACAATGGGCTGCTAGTTATGTTGCAGCAAAAATTAATAAGGCTTGTCCAACAGCTGAGAAACCTTTTGTTCTTGGCCTGCCAACAGGATCTTCTCCTCTTGGAATGTATAAAGCATTGATTGATTTGTATAAGAAAGGACTTGTTTCTTTTAAGAATGTAGTTACATTTAATATGGATGAATACGTAGGACTGCCTAAGGATCATCCTGAAAGTTACTACTCATTTATGTGGAACAATTTCTTCCATCATGTAGACATTGTTCCCGGTAATGTGAACATCCTTAATGGTAATGCTGCAGATCTTGAAGCTGAATGTGTTCGTTACGAAGAAAAAATCAGAGAATATGGTGGTATAGACCTTTTCCTAGGTGGAATTGGTCCTGATGGCCACATTGCATTCAATGAACCGGGATCTTCATTAACTTCTCGTACCAGAGTAAAAACACTGACTACCGATACAATTATTGCAAACTCACGTTTCTTTGATAATGATGTGAATAAAGTTCCAAAGACATCTTTAACGGTGGGCGTGGGAACTGTTCTTTCTGCAAAAGAAGTTCTTATTATTGTTAATGGACATAGCAAAGCTCGTGCTTTATATCATGCCGTTGAAGGTGCTATCACTCAAATGTGGACTATCAGCGCACTTCAACTTCACGAAAAAGGAATTATTGTTTGTGACGATGCTGCCGCTGATGAATTAAAAGTAGCTACTTACCGCTATTTCAAGGATATTGAAGCTGATAATCTGGATCCTGAAATTTTACTTAAGAATAAGTAA
- a CDS encoding FprA family A-type flavoprotein, translating into MQQKITIKGKVHYVGVNDRSKSLFEAMWPLPYGVSYNSYLIDDDLVALVDTVDVCYFETFLCKIKSVIGDRPINYLIINHMEPDHSGSIRLIKQHYPNIVIVGNKQTFGMIEGFYGVTGEQYLVKDGDFLALGHHKLKFYLTPMVHWPETMMTFDETDGVLFSGDGFGAFGTLDGGFIDSRMNVDKFWDEMVRYYSNIVGKYGSPVQKALEKLKGLNITAICSTHGPVWMENIERVIGIYDKLSRYEAEEGVVIAYGSMYGNTEQMAETIAAELSACGIKNIVMHNVSKSHPSYIIADIFKYKGLIIGSPTYSNQLFPEVESLLSKIEVRDIKGRYLGYFGSFCWAGAAVKRLAEYAEKSKFELIGDPVEMKQGMKDITYTQCENLAKAMAERLEVDRNRTH; encoded by the coding sequence ATGCAACAGAAGATTACAATTAAAGGGAAAGTTCACTATGTAGGTGTAAATGACAGAAGTAAAAGTTTGTTTGAAGCTATGTGGCCGTTGCCTTACGGCGTATCTTATAATTCATATCTTATTGATGATGATTTGGTGGCGTTGGTAGATACGGTGGATGTGTGCTATTTTGAAACTTTCTTATGCAAGATAAAGAGTGTAATAGGTGATCGTCCTATTAATTACTTGATTATAAATCACATGGAACCTGATCATTCTGGTTCTATTCGTTTGATTAAACAGCACTATCCCAATATAGTTATTGTGGGTAACAAGCAAACTTTCGGAATGATTGAAGGCTTTTATGGTGTTACCGGTGAACAATATCTGGTAAAAGACGGAGATTTCCTTGCTTTAGGACATCATAAGCTTAAGTTCTACCTTACCCCAATGGTTCATTGGCCCGAAACCATGATGACTTTTGACGAAACAGACGGAGTTCTCTTCTCTGGAGATGGATTTGGTGCTTTCGGCACACTTGATGGCGGCTTTATTGATTCCCGCATGAATGTGGATAAATTCTGGGATGAAATGGTACGCTACTATTCCAATATTGTAGGAAAATATGGTTCGCCGGTTCAAAAAGCACTTGAAAAGTTAAAAGGACTCAACATTACAGCTATTTGTTCAACTCATGGTCCGGTATGGATGGAGAACATTGAGAGGGTAATTGGAATATACGATAAGTTAAGCCGTTATGAAGCTGAAGAAGGAGTGGTAATTGCTTATGGCAGCATGTATGGTAATACAGAACAGATGGCCGAAACTATTGCAGCAGAACTATCTGCTTGTGGCATCAAGAATATTGTGATGCACAATGTATCTAAATCGCATCCGTCATATATTATAGCAGATATATTCAAATATAAGGGACTTATTATAGGAAGCCCCACTTATAGTAACCAGCTTTTCCCTGAAGTAGAATCTCTACTTTCTAAAATAGAAGTGAGAGACATAAAGGGACGTTATCTTGGTTATTTTGGTTCTTTTTGCTGGGCAGGTGCAGCCGTCAAGAGACTGGCTGAATATGCCGAGAAAAGTAAGTTTGAACTGATAGGTGATCCTGTGGAAATGAAGCAAGGTATGAAAGATATTACCTACACTCAATGTGAGAACCTGGCAAAAGCTATGGCCGAACGTCTTGAGGTGGACAGAAATAGAACACACTAA
- a CDS encoding TIGR01212 family radical SAM protein (This family includes YhcC from E. coli K-12, an uncharacterized radical SAM protein.): MSAYNDFSSFLRKYFDGKVQKISLNAGFTCPNRDGVKGNGGCTYCNNQTFNPEYCKTEKSVKEQLEEGRMFFSRKYPEMKYLAYFQAYTNTYSELDELKRKYEEALSVDGVVGLVIGTRPDCMPDALLNYLEELQKGAFLLVEYGIESTNDETLRLINRGHTYADTMDAVQRTASRGILTGGHVILGLPGESHEMIVSQAEKLSELPLTTLKMHQLQLIKGTKMAREFEEHPEDFHLYQVDEYIDLVIDYVERLRPDMVLERFVSQSPKELLIAPDWGLKNYEFTDRVKKRMREREAYQGKLYRY; the protein is encoded by the coding sequence ATGTCTGCCTATAACGACTTTTCTTCTTTTTTGCGAAAGTATTTTGATGGTAAAGTTCAGAAGATTTCCCTCAATGCCGGTTTTACCTGCCCCAATAGGGATGGTGTAAAGGGCAATGGCGGTTGTACTTATTGTAATAACCAGACTTTTAATCCGGAATATTGCAAAACTGAGAAATCAGTTAAAGAACAGTTGGAAGAAGGGCGTATGTTTTTCTCCCGCAAATATCCGGAGATGAAATATCTGGCCTATTTTCAGGCTTATACGAATACTTACTCTGAGCTTGATGAGCTAAAAAGAAAATATGAAGAAGCTCTTAGTGTAGATGGGGTAGTGGGACTTGTTATCGGAACTCGTCCTGATTGTATGCCAGATGCTTTGCTTAATTATCTGGAGGAACTGCAAAAAGGTGCTTTCCTTCTTGTTGAATATGGCATTGAAAGTACAAATGATGAAACTCTTCGCCTGATTAATCGCGGACATACCTATGCCGATACGATGGATGCTGTGCAAAGAACTGCTTCCAGAGGAATTCTTACCGGTGGTCACGTGATATTGGGATTGCCGGGAGAGTCACATGAAATGATTGTTAGTCAGGCTGAAAAACTGTCGGAACTTCCGCTTACTACATTGAAAATGCATCAGTTGCAATTAATAAAGGGAACAAAGATGGCGCGTGAGTTTGAAGAACATCCCGAAGATTTTCATTTGTATCAGGTAGACGAGTATATAGATTTGGTAATTGATTATGTGGAAAGACTTCGTCCCGATATGGTTTTGGAACGCTTTGTGTCCCAATCTCCGAAAGAACTGCTTATTGCGCCGGATTGGGGACTGAAGAATTATGAGTTTACCGATAGGGTGAAAAAAAGAATGCGTGAACGGGAAGCTTATCAGGGAAAACTATATAGATATTAA
- a CDS encoding S9 family peptidase, producing MKKINLLLIFCALSLAIYAQDSKVLTLKDAITGRYSGERLGELVPMSDGEHYTMMSNDRKRIVKYSFKTGKEVETLFDVSTARECTFKSFDGYQLSPDETKILIQTETKPIYRRSFTAVHYVYTIKRNLVEKLSDGGPQQVPTFSPDGNMVAFVRNNNIFLVKFLYGNSESQVTTDGSFGKIINGVPDWVYEEEFEYNRAFEFTPDNLMITFVRFDETAVPSYSFPLYAGQFPTNKENEYYPGSYSYKYPKSGQANSTVSVHSFDIKSKVIRKLNIPIGTKDYIPRIRFTKDPTKLAVMTLNHTQNQFDMYFVNPRSGVAKLILRDESKYYINENNFDNIVFYDNNFSFFSEKDGYNHLYWYSIGGNLLKQVTKGNFEVSKYHGWDPTTNTFYYESNEGDPLRKAVYAIDAKGRKEKLTKKEGTNSAIFGKTMKYFINTYSNLTTPPVVTLNDNKGKELGVLISNSKLKEEISQMVMPKKEFFTFTTSAGVQLNGWIMKPANFDESKKYPVILYQYSGPGTQQVADRWNLGETRSGLGWEAYMTTQGFIVACVDGRGTGGRGAEFTKCTYMNLGVKEAQDQAETAKYFNKQSYVDKGRIGIWGWSYGGYMTIMSMSEGSNVFKAGVAVAPVTDWKFYDSVYTERFMRTPQENADGYASSSAFTRAENLSGKLLIVHGMADDNVHFQNTAEYSEQLVQANKQFDMQVYTNRNHGIYGGNTRYHLFTKLTEFFKTNL from the coding sequence ATGAAAAAAATTAATTTACTATTGATATTTTGTGCTCTTTCCTTGGCCATCTATGCTCAGGACAGCAAAGTATTAACATTAAAAGATGCTATAACAGGCAGATACAGTGGCGAAAGATTAGGCGAGTTAGTGCCTATGTCCGATGGAGAACATTACACAATGATGAGTAATGACAGAAAACGCATTGTAAAATATTCGTTCAAGACTGGGAAAGAAGTGGAGACACTGTTCGACGTTTCAACAGCGCGTGAATGTACATTCAAATCCTTTGATGGTTATCAGCTATCTCCTGATGAAACTAAAATTCTTATTCAGACAGAAACAAAACCTATCTACCGCCGTTCATTTACTGCCGTTCACTATGTTTATACAATAAAACGTAATCTGGTAGAAAAACTTTCAGACGGAGGTCCTCAACAGGTCCCTACTTTTTCTCCTGATGGAAACATGGTGGCTTTCGTAAGAAACAATAATATCTTTCTGGTGAAGTTCCTTTATGGCAACAGCGAATCACAAGTTACTACCGATGGTTCATTTGGCAAAATAATTAATGGAGTACCCGATTGGGTTTATGAAGAGGAGTTTGAATACAATCGGGCATTTGAATTTACTCCAGATAACCTGATGATTACTTTTGTCCGCTTCGACGAAACAGCTGTACCTTCTTATTCTTTTCCTTTGTATGCCGGACAATTTCCTACAAACAAAGAGAACGAATATTATCCCGGAAGCTATTCGTATAAATACCCTAAATCCGGACAGGCAAATTCAACTGTGTCTGTGCACTCTTTTGATATCAAATCAAAGGTGATCAGAAAATTAAATATTCCTATTGGTACAAAAGATTATATTCCCCGAATTCGTTTTACCAAAGATCCAACAAAACTGGCTGTTATGACATTGAACCATACACAGAACCAGTTTGATATGTATTTTGTGAATCCTCGTTCCGGAGTGGCTAAGTTAATATTAAGAGATGAAAGCAAGTACTACATCAATGAAAATAACTTCGACAACATTGTTTTCTATGATAACAATTTTAGCTTCTTTAGCGAGAAAGACGGATATAATCACCTTTACTGGTACTCTATCGGAGGAAACCTGCTTAAGCAAGTAACAAAAGGTAATTTTGAAGTAAGCAAATACCACGGTTGGGACCCAACAACAAACACTTTCTATTATGAAAGTAATGAAGGAGACCCGCTTCGTAAAGCTGTATATGCAATTGATGCCAAGGGCAGAAAAGAAAAGCTGACAAAGAAAGAAGGAACAAACAGTGCCATCTTTGGAAAAACAATGAAATACTTCATCAACACATATTCCAACCTGACTACTCCACCTGTTGTTACCTTGAATGATAATAAAGGGAAAGAGCTGGGCGTACTAATAAGCAACAGCAAACTGAAAGAGGAAATCAGTCAGATGGTTATGCCTAAAAAGGAATTCTTCACATTTACAACCTCTGCAGGAGTTCAACTAAACGGATGGATTATGAAGCCAGCCAATTTTGATGAATCAAAGAAATATCCGGTAATTCTTTACCAATACAGCGGACCAGGCACTCAACAAGTAGCAGATCGCTGGAACCTTGGAGAAACAAGAAGCGGATTGGGCTGGGAAGCTTATATGACCACACAAGGTTTTATTGTGGCTTGTGTTGACGGACGAGGAACTGGTGGACGTGGAGCAGAATTCACAAAATGTACTTACATGAATTTAGGTGTAAAAGAAGCTCAGGACCAGGCAGAGACTGCTAAATATTTCAATAAGCAATCATACGTAGATAAAGGTAGAATTGGCATTTGGGGATGGAGCTATGGTGGTTATATGACTATCATGAGTATGAGCGAAGGCAGTAACGTGTTTAAAGCAGGAGTGGCCGTAGCACCGGTAACCGACTGGAAATTCTATGATTCAGTTTATACTGAACGTTTCATGAGAACTCCACAGGAAAATGCTGATGGTTATGCATCTTCCTCAGCATTTACACGTGCTGAAAATCTAAGCGGGAAACTACTGATTGTACATGGCATGGCGGATGACAATGTTCATTTCCAGAATACAGCCGAATACAGTGAACAATTGGTGCAAGCAAACAAACAATTTGATATGCAGGTATATACCAACCGTAATCACGGTATCTACGGAGGAAATACCCGTTATCACCTGTTTACCAAGTTAACAGAGTTTTTCAAGACCAACCTGTAA